Proteins from a single region of Bacteroidota bacterium:
- a CDS encoding transposase has product MPLLAYPNCYQHLATSINRYAAIYDTDILSYVLMPNHFHFLAYFKKENKLSDLMRDIKKQSSIVIRTELQNCDHFNVRKIKYRSREQFFKIWQDGFYDYPIYTSEILLQKLNYIHNNPLQDKWKLANDAASYKYSSAAFYEYLEPGLVNTEFFTKYFSVPIAKKI; this is encoded by the coding sequence TTGCCACTACTTGCTTATCCAAATTGTTATCAGCACCTGGCTACATCTATAAACAGATATGCCGCAATTTATGACACAGATATTTTATCCTACGTTTTAATGCCAAATCATTTTCACTTTCTCGCTTATTTTAAAAAAGAAAATAAACTCAGCGATTTAATGCGTGATATTAAAAAACAATCATCCATTGTAATTCGAACAGAATTACAAAATTGCGATCATTTCAATGTCCGCAAAATAAAATACCGCAGTCGCGAGCAATTTTTTAAAATTTGGCAAGATGGTTTTTATGATTATCCGATTTACACTTCAGAGATATTATTACAAAAACTAAATTACATTCATAACAATCCCTTACAGGATAAATGGAAATTAGCAAACGATGCCGCGTCGTATAAATATTCAAGCGCAGCATTTTACGAATATCTCGAACCGGGATTAGTAAACACCGAGTTTTTTACAAAGTATTTTAGTGTCCCAATCGCCAAGAAAATTTGA
- a CDS encoding arginine decarboxylase: MKNTYLDLIQQTFYFPQDGFEVKNNYLYFNGIPLKQLIEEYETPMRITYLPKISENIQRAKKYFNDAIRKLNYPGTYNYCYCTKSSHFAHVLVEALKNDIYLETSSAFDIDIIERLYLNKMLNKDTLIVCNGFKTKIYTQRISKLANLDFNIMPVLDNMEELDAYENTIIYDCDLGIRIASEEQPEFQLYTSRLGIRYKEIKDFYLSKIKPNPKFKLKMLHFFINSGIKDNIYYWNELSKLLKVYVELKRVCPELDSLNIGGGWPFRNSLGFEYDYPYMAEEILNKIKQTCEEENVSCPNIFTEFGSFTVAESGAFIFSVLAEKHQNDSERWYMIDNSLMTTMPDSWGINSKFILLPINKWGNEVQRINIGGLTCDQMDYYNSESHTNELYLPLINGGEPLYIGFFHTGAYQESISGYGGTKHCLIPSPKHILVQKDAAGNLTYEVFAEEQQVDSMMSILGYDKLDED; the protein is encoded by the coding sequence CAGGATGGTTTCGAAGTGAAAAATAACTATTTATACTTCAACGGAATCCCTTTAAAACAATTAATTGAAGAGTACGAAACCCCTATGCGGATTACGTATTTGCCAAAAATATCGGAAAATATACAACGGGCTAAGAAGTACTTTAATGATGCGATTCGCAAGTTAAATTATCCCGGAACTTATAACTATTGTTACTGCACTAAGAGCTCACATTTTGCCCATGTGCTGGTGGAAGCACTGAAAAACGACATATATCTCGAAACCTCATCCGCCTTCGATATTGATATTATTGAGCGATTATACCTCAATAAAATGCTCAATAAGGACACATTAATTGTATGTAACGGGTTTAAAACGAAAATTTATACACAACGTATCAGCAAATTAGCCAACCTCGATTTCAATATTATGCCGGTTTTGGATAATATGGAAGAGTTGGATGCTTATGAAAATACCATCATTTACGATTGTGATTTGGGTATTCGTATTGCTTCGGAAGAACAACCGGAATTTCAGTTGTATACTTCTCGATTAGGTATTCGATATAAAGAGATAAAAGATTTTTATTTATCGAAAATAAAACCCAATCCGAAATTTAAATTAAAGATGCTGCACTTTTTCATCAACAGCGGCATCAAGGATAATATTTATTACTGGAATGAATTATCGAAATTATTGAAAGTTTACGTTGAATTAAAACGTGTTTGTCCTGAATTGGATTCGCTGAATATTGGTGGTGGATGGCCGTTCCGTAACTCATTGGGTTTTGAATACGATTATCCATATATGGCAGAAGAAATTCTGAATAAAATAAAACAAACCTGTGAAGAAGAAAATGTAAGTTGTCCGAATATATTCACAGAATTCGGCAGCTTTACCGTAGCTGAAAGCGGCGCATTTATTTTTTCGGTGCTTGCAGAAAAACATCAGAACGATAGTGAACGCTGGTATATGATTGATAATTCACTCATGACTACCATGCCTGATTCATGGGGAATAAATTCAAAATTTATTTTGCTGCCGATTAATAAATGGGGCAATGAAGTGCAACGTATCAATATCGGCGGTTTAACTTGCGATCAAATGGATTATTACAATTCCGAATCTCATACCAACGAATTATATTTACCATTAATCAATGGCGGTGAACCGCTTTATATCGGTTTCTTTCACACGGGAGCATATCAGGAAAGTATTTCGGGTTATGGCGGAACTAAACACTGTTTAATTCCATCTCCAAAACATATTTTGGTCCAGAAAGATGCTGCCGGCAATCTTACCTACGAAGTTTTTGCTGAAGAACAACAGGTTGATAGTATGATGTCTATTTTGGGTTATGATAAACTGGATGAGGATTAA